CTACGGCAGTAACGTCCTGCCGACACTGGTCCTTAGTCTATTGAGTTGTTCTCTCCTCATAAATTTCCTGCAATCAGGAAGCGACAAACATCTCTTGCTTGCAGGAGCCGCCGCGGGCGCGACTGTTCTGTTCAGGCATGATGTCGGGGTCTACACAATTATTTCCGAAGCCGCAATACTTCTGATTTCCGCCCTCGCCGAAGCCAGAAGGCGGGATCGAAAAGCGTTAGCCATCCCCCGCCTTCTCGTGCCGACTGGCCTTTATTCGGCGGCCGTCGCAGCCGTCGTACTGCCGGTTCTTTTCCTGCTGATCTACCATGTTCCGACCCGCTATCTGATTGCTGATTTTATTGAGTGGCCTGCTGTCTATCATGTTTTCAGAACTTTGCCTTTCCCAACATTGCTGCCTCACCCTTTCGGCGTCTTCACAGGGGAATACACGCCGGCCCAAGCTTTACGGACTGCGCTCAACCGTTTCGTTTTCTATTACCCCATCTTCATACTTTTTTTGGTATCCCTTGTGGTGATTTCCAGATTCAGGCCGCGTCAAGCGTCGGCGGCATCGGAACCACAATCAAGGATGATGCCCACCCTGCTCCTTCTGCTGCTGGGAATCACTTTCTTGAACTACGTCAGAACATTGCCGGATAATTATCATCTGCTTGTACCCACTCTTCCGGCACTGATTCTGCTGCCGGCAATGTTTTCAAAAACCGGAGGAACCAGTTTCGGGAAAATCGGACTTTCTTTCAGATGTCTGACTATCTTCTTCACTATAATCATGATGATTACGCTCGGCCGCTTCTTCCTTCAATCGCCGCCTTCGGCCGCTAATCTGTCCACGTTTATTCTCGACAGAGCCAGGGGAATCCAGATGCTTCCGCACGATGTGAGGAATATCGAGGCGGCAGTCAGATGTGTTCAGGAATATGTTCCAAAAGACCAGCGGATTTTCGTTGGAAATGTCCGGCATGACCGATTATCGGTAAATGACATCATGTTTTATTTCCTTTCTGAAAGAGAAAGCGCGACGCGCTACCACATGTTCGATCCGGGAGTGACGACGACGCGCGACATACAAAGGGAGATCATCAGAGAGATCGAGGATAATCGGGTAACTTGTGTGGTTCTATGGTATGGCGATGAAGGCGCGATCGGACCCAATGCAGGCGGCGTCAGCAGCGGAATAACAGACCTCGATCATTTCATACGAACAAAATTTCAGCTCGTTCAGAGGTTTGGAGATTATCTCATTCTTTTTCGCCGCACCCTCGACCAAAAAAACGCTTAGCTTGTGCAAATCAGGACATGTGTCTCTCCCTAATTCCCGCAAAGCGCTTGGCGATCATCTCTCATTTTGCAGCGTCGAGTTCCTGTCGCCCGCCGGGCCGGAGAGAACGCTGAAGCTTCCATCCGTTTCCAGGACGACTGCATTTACATCCTGCAGGTTAGCACGACCTTGTGCACGGGCGGCGGCAAGCACTTCTTCTCTCGTCACGCGCTCCTCTTTTAAGGCGACCTCGAGAAAGTTCCCCCCGTGGAACAAGAGTCTTGGCTCGGCTTTAATCAGCGGTTGAAACCGCCGCGACCGGATCTGGAGCCAGGTGACTGCAAGCTGGAGACACACGAGAAGCGCCAGAGCCAGCACTCCCTCGGCCAGGGCAACATCCTTGGACAAAATGATCGTGGCGAGAGTGGACCCGAGCGCCACGGTCACTACAAAATCGAAGGCATTCATCTTCGAGAGCGTGCGTTTGCCGGTGACCCGAAGGATGAGGACCAGAGCGATGTATGCAAAGACACCCCCAAGGATAACCCTGAGGAGTCCATCCCATGAATGAAAGAACATCGATTGAGTTCCTTTCGAAAGACCATCTTCAGTATACGAGAGTAGAATGACACCGAACCTTCGGAAACCTTCCTTAATAGCATAACTTTTTCATTGATAGATGGAAACGCCGGCAAGCAGTTCTTCAGAAACACGCAAACGAGCTTCCGTGTGGGTCGCTCAGTTGCATTCTGAAGCCGGGCCTTTCCCTCATGATGTGTGGGCGTGGAGTCAGCGGAAAATCGGGGAGATTCCGGAAATGGAAAAGTTTTTATTGAAAAATGGTTGTGCTCTGATATAATTAATCGATTCTCAACATTCGATGGCACTTTTGGCGGGCGACTCCTGCAGAGGAAGCGGCGGATATCCTCCTGTCCGTGACACTCTAAGGCCCTCCCTTCTGGCAAGAATCGAAGATTGATCCGCATTGAAACCAGAGGTGTATCTTGGACAGAGGGGACGGCTTGTTTCCAATTTTCAGCAGGCAGCAACAAGAGCTGTCGTTTCCGCGAGACGCCCAAAGATTCTCATTATCTCCATAGCATCAGATTCTTTCATACTCTTACAACTGATGAACGAGAGGTGAAACAATGTGGCATCTTTCTCCTGCATTGCTCCTTTTATTGATTCTTTCCGGAATCGGCACGTTTATGCTGGCTCTCTACTTTTCTCAGAAGCGGGAAGCTCCTGAGGCAACAACACTCTTCATCCTGATGACTGCTGCCGCAGTATGGTGTTTTGCCTACATGCTGGAACTGGGAAGCGTCGAGTTATCCGGGAAACTGTTCTGGGCAAAAATGAAATATTTCGGGATTGTGGCCGTCTCGCCGACCTGGTTGATTCTCTGCCTGCAGTACACCAATCGAGAGACATGGATCAAGCCACGCTATATTGGCTTGCTGTGCATTGTGCCGTTGTTCAATCTTATTCTGGTGTGGACGAATCATCTCCATACCCTCTACTGGACCGGAGCGGCGCTGGAGA
This genomic window from Candidatus Abyssobacteria bacterium SURF_5 contains:
- a CDS encoding DUF421 domain-containing protein — translated: MFFHSWDGLLRVILGGVFAYIALVLILRVTGKRTLSKMNAFDFVVTVALGSTLATIILSKDVALAEGVLALALLVCLQLAVTWLQIRSRRFQPLIKAEPRLLFHGGNFLEVALKEERVTREEVLAAARAQGRANLQDVNAVVLETDGSFSVLSGPAGDRNSTLQNER